A window of the Cytophagaceae bacterium genome harbors these coding sequences:
- a CDS encoding MmcQ/YjbR family DNA-binding protein: protein MNIEELRDFCLSFKGVTEELPFGPDTLVFKVMGKMFALLPLDREELVISLKNTPDRNAELRQEYPFIQGAFHMNKTHWNMVFIDFSVKSNLVKELVTDSYNLVVESLTKKLKSELQNI, encoded by the coding sequence ATGAATATCGAAGAACTGCGTGATTTTTGCCTTTCATTTAAAGGTGTAACCGAAGAATTGCCCTTTGGACCTGACACACTTGTGTTTAAAGTGATGGGTAAAATGTTTGCGTTGTTGCCTCTAGACCGTGAAGAATTAGTCATAAGTTTAAAAAATACTCCAGACCGAAATGCGGAACTCCGTCAGGAATATCCTTTTATTCAAGGGGCATTCCACATGAACAAAACCCACTGGAACATGGTTTTTATTGATTTTTCAGTAAAAAGCAACCTGGTCAAAGAATTAGTTACAGATTCATACAATCTGGTAGTTGAAAGTTTGACAAAAAAACTAAAGTCTGAACTCCAGAATATCTAA
- the ispG gene encoding (E)-4-hydroxy-3-methylbut-2-enyl-diphosphate synthase, with protein MSYCDSFSQYSRRKTNQVKIGDLWMGSDYPIRVQSMTTIDTMDTEGSIAQSIRMIESGCELVRITAPSVKEAQNLENIKKGLRAAGFSTPLVADIHFTPNAAELAARIVEKVRVNPGNYADKKRFEVIDYTDASYQDELNRIRDRFLPLVKICKEYGTAMRIGTNHGSLSDRILSRYGDTPKGMVESALEFLKICEDENYFNIVISMKSSNPQVMVQAYRLLCQRLEEEKMKPYPLHLGVTEAGEGEDGRIKSSMGIGTLLEDGLGDTVRVSLTEDPEFEAPVARKLIDRYSPNPGNFDLEEIQNLKYDSFSYKRRKTTETGIIGGHLVPRVIADFSDKQNIKIENLKSIGHFYLPLPDKWAMNDLGADFIYSGKNQIDFMLPNGLKEILDFEIWSHHPDQKNKISLFDIDNYKNASEYDLGQFFVKSKTSEVSDELIDFLEVSKHAILVLESERPNAYPDFRVVYNKIYELKTPVILSKKYTNFSDEDLQLFAATDLGGCFIDGFGDGIMISAENKTVANSLAFGILQAARTRMSKTEYISCPSCGRTLFDLQETTAMIRKRTDHLKGIKIGIMGCIVNGPGEMADADYGYVGIGKDKISLYRGQEVVKRSVNSQNAVEELIELIKEDGNWIESSAENELLKTL; from the coding sequence ATGTCATATTGTGATTCCTTTAGCCAATACTCGCGTAGAAAAACCAATCAGGTAAAAATCGGTGATTTATGGATGGGTTCAGACTACCCGATAAGAGTGCAGTCAATGACTACCATCGATACCATGGATACTGAAGGCTCTATTGCCCAGAGTATCAGGATGATTGAGAGTGGTTGCGAATTGGTGAGAATCACAGCTCCGAGTGTGAAAGAAGCACAAAATCTGGAGAACATTAAGAAAGGGCTTCGTGCTGCCGGTTTTAGTACCCCATTGGTGGCCGACATACACTTTACCCCAAATGCGGCAGAACTGGCAGCCCGGATAGTAGAAAAGGTGAGGGTGAATCCGGGAAACTACGCCGATAAGAAAAGATTTGAAGTAATTGATTATACTGATGCCTCGTATCAGGATGAGCTGAACAGGATTAGAGACCGATTTTTGCCATTGGTAAAAATCTGTAAAGAATACGGCACTGCCATGAGAATTGGTACCAATCACGGCTCACTTTCTGACCGTATTTTGAGCAGATATGGTGATACTCCCAAAGGTATGGTTGAATCTGCCCTGGAATTCCTGAAAATTTGCGAGGATGAGAACTATTTCAATATCGTGATTTCTATGAAATCATCGAACCCGCAGGTGATGGTTCAGGCTTACCGACTTCTTTGTCAACGACTTGAGGAAGAAAAAATGAAACCTTATCCACTTCATTTGGGTGTAACTGAGGCGGGGGAAGGTGAAGATGGCCGGATAAAATCCTCCATGGGAATTGGTACATTATTGGAAGACGGACTGGGTGACACAGTAAGAGTCAGCCTTACCGAAGATCCTGAATTTGAAGCACCGGTTGCCAGAAAATTAATCGACAGATATTCCCCAAATCCCGGGAATTTTGATTTGGAGGAAATTCAGAATTTAAAATATGATTCATTTTCTTACAAGAGAAGAAAGACTACTGAAACGGGCATAATTGGCGGCCATTTGGTACCTCGGGTAATTGCTGATTTTTCTGATAAACAGAATATTAAAATTGAGAATTTGAAGTCTATCGGTCATTTTTATTTGCCATTACCTGATAAATGGGCTATGAATGACCTCGGTGCTGATTTTATTTATTCCGGTAAAAATCAGATTGACTTTATGCTTCCCAATGGATTGAAGGAAATTCTGGATTTTGAGATTTGGTCACATCACCCTGATCAAAAAAATAAAATTTCACTGTTCGATATCGATAATTACAAAAATGCCTCTGAATACGATTTGGGGCAGTTTTTTGTAAAATCTAAAACTAGTGAGGTAAGTGATGAACTGATAGACTTTTTGGAAGTTTCAAAACACGCAATTCTAGTTCTTGAATCAGAAAGACCCAATGCATATCCTGATTTTAGGGTTGTTTATAATAAGATATATGAGCTAAAAACCCCGGTCATTCTTTCAAAAAAATATACAAATTTTTCGGATGAAGATTTGCAGTTGTTTGCCGCTACAGATTTAGGTGGATGTTTTATTGATGGATTTGGAGATGGAATTATGATAAGTGCAGAAAACAAAACCGTTGCAAACAGTCTGGCCTTTGGTATTCTGCAGGCAGCACGTACCCGGATGTCAAAAACTGAGTACATTAGCTGCCCTTCTTGCGGTAGAACACTATTTGACCTACAGGAAACCACGGCAATGATCAGGAAACGCACCGATCACTTAAAAGGAATTAAAATTGGAATCATGGGTTGTATCGTAAATGGTCCGGGCGAGATGGCAGATGCTGATTATGGGTACGTGGGAATAGGAAAAGATAAGATATCGTTATATCGGGGGCAGGAAGTGGTAAAAAGATCAGTAAATTCGCAGAATGCTGTGGAAGAACTGATAGAATTAATCAAAGAAGATGGTAATTGGATTGAGTCTTCGGCAGAAAATGAACTTTTAAAAACATTATAA
- a CDS encoding type II toxin-antitoxin system RelE/ParE family toxin: protein MEFIIKYHKAADKELSKLQPSLQLEIIKLVKGLAQNPKPTGYKKLKGYKSQRTPGKECFRIRFRNYRIIYTVDDEIITIEIIKIAHRREVYTH from the coding sequence TTGGAATTTATAATAAAATATCACAAAGCTGCTGATAAAGAATTATCTAAACTCCAACCCAGCTTACAACTTGAAATAATAAAGTTGGTAAAAGGTCTCGCTCAGAATCCAAAACCTACAGGATATAAAAAACTCAAAGGGTATAAAAGCCAGAGGACTCCCGGTAAAGAGTGTTTTCGAATTCGATTTAGGAATTATAGAATTATATACACAGTTGATGATGAGATTATTACTATTGAAATAATCAAAATAGCCCACAGAAGAGAAGTTTATACCCATTAA
- a CDS encoding 7-carboxy-7-deazaguanine synthase QueE: MEAFYTLQGEGHYSGHAAYFIRLGGCDVGCVWCDVKESWDAEVHPKYSVEKIVNQASEFPKSIAVITGGEPLMYNLDELTQALKSAGFRTNIETSGAHPFTGNWDWVCFSPKKFKEPLPEIYTKANELKIIIFNKSDFEFAEKYATLVNPECNLFLQPEWDKREKITPLIIDYIKANPKWSMSLQTHKYLDIP, from the coding sequence ATGGAAGCTTTTTATACGCTTCAGGGCGAAGGGCATTATTCTGGACATGCGGCCTATTTTATCAGGTTGGGTGGTTGTGATGTGGGGTGTGTATGGTGTGATGTAAAAGAGTCATGGGATGCCGAGGTCCATCCGAAATATTCTGTTGAAAAAATTGTAAATCAAGCTTCAGAGTTCCCCAAAAGTATTGCTGTAATCACTGGAGGTGAACCACTTATGTACAATTTGGATGAACTCACTCAGGCCTTAAAAAGTGCAGGTTTCAGAACCAATATTGAGACTTCAGGTGCTCATCCATTTACCGGAAACTGGGATTGGGTATGCTTTTCTCCCAAAAAATTCAAAGAACCACTTCCGGAAATCTACACCAAAGCCAATGAACTAAAAATCATCATTTTCAATAAATCTGATTTTGAATTTGCAGAAAAATATGCAACCCTGGTAAACCCGGAATGTAACCTATTCCTGCAACCAGAGTGGGATAAAAGAGAAAAAATAACACCTTTGATAATTGATTATATTAAAGCAAATCCAAAATGGAGCATGAGTCTGCAAACACATAAATACCTTGATATCCCCTGA
- a CDS encoding phosphopentomutase, which produces MNRVILIVLDSVGIGELPDANLYNDLGANTLGHIFEKYPQIKTPNLIALGLGNIVPENIIPKTNNPLSAFGKAAEVSAGKDTTTGHWEIAGVTLEKPFPTFTETGFPENFIKKFEEKIGTKTIGNISASGTEIIDNLGEEHIKTGFPIVYTSADSVFQIAIHEGIIPIERQYEICKIAREMLVDDLEVGRVIARPFEGTPGNFKRTSRRKDCATLPPHTILDGLTENGIEVHAVGKIWDIFAEKGISSHIKTANNAEGMQQTLAALEQMESGLIFTNLVDFDMHFGHRRDVEGYAKAIEEFDIFLPKLMAALQPDDLLIITADHGNDPTHHGTDHTREYIPILNVGEKVKKGENIGTRSTFADIAATIADAFGIDFSTNGVSYLPQILN; this is translated from the coding sequence ATGAACAGAGTTATTTTAATCGTGCTTGACAGTGTGGGTATTGGAGAATTACCCGACGCCAACCTTTACAATGATCTGGGAGCAAATACTTTAGGTCATATTTTTGAAAAATATCCACAAATCAAAACACCTAATCTTATTGCTTTAGGACTTGGAAATATTGTTCCTGAAAACATTATCCCAAAAACCAACAATCCTTTAAGTGCTTTTGGAAAAGCCGCAGAGGTTTCCGCCGGTAAAGACACTACCACAGGACATTGGGAAATTGCAGGCGTTACACTAGAAAAACCTTTTCCGACTTTTACTGAAACAGGTTTCCCTGAGAATTTTATCAAAAAATTCGAAGAAAAAATTGGCACCAAAACCATCGGAAATATTTCAGCATCAGGCACAGAAATTATTGATAATCTGGGGGAAGAACACATAAAAACCGGCTTTCCGATTGTTTATACTTCCGCCGACAGTGTATTCCAGATTGCTATACATGAAGGGATTATTCCTATAGAAAGACAATATGAAATATGTAAAATAGCCCGGGAAATGCTGGTGGACGACCTGGAAGTGGGTCGGGTAATTGCCAGACCATTTGAAGGCACTCCGGGTAATTTCAAAAGAACATCACGAAGAAAAGACTGCGCCACTTTGCCGCCACATACTATACTAGATGGTTTGACAGAAAACGGTATTGAGGTGCATGCAGTAGGTAAAATTTGGGATATTTTTGCAGAAAAAGGGATTTCTTCCCATATTAAAACAGCCAATAACGCTGAAGGCATGCAACAAACCCTGGCGGCACTCGAACAAATGGAAAGTGGATTGATATTTACGAATCTGGTTGATTTTGATATGCATTTTGGCCACCGAAGAGACGTGGAAGGATATGCCAAAGCCATCGAAGAATTTGATATATTTCTGCCAAAACTCATGGCAGCTCTACAGCCCGACGATTTGTTGATTATCACGGCGGACCACGGAAATGACCCGACGCATCATGGCACAGACCACACTCGGGAGTATATTCCGATACTTAATGTAGGTGAAAAAGTAAAAAAAGGTGAAAATATTGGTACAAGGAGTACGTTTGCAGATATAGCCGCCACCATAGCCGATGCTTTTGGCATAGATTTTTCTACCAATGGAGTGAGCTATTTACCTCAAATATTAAATTAA
- a CDS encoding nucleoside phosphorylase: MADLLASSELVLNSDSSVYHCNLHAENLADIVFLVGDPDRVPVVSSYFDNIEFKTQKREIVTHTGTVKGRRVSVVSTGMGTDNIDIVLSELDAVANIDLKNKTIKPEHKQVTFIRMGTSGALQKEIPVDSFVAGEYGLGLDGLIYYYENGKELNDEGFVGEFIKHTGWLPELPKPYLVKADENMVSLAKGLGIFAGVTTTATGFFGPQGRVLRLGISQKHLNERLSDFRYNDLKITNFEMETSAIYGLSRLMNHRALTVNVIVANRFSGEFSKDSHASINKLIEKMLFEFLPKI, encoded by the coding sequence ATGGCTGATTTATTAGCGTCTTCAGAACTAGTGCTTAATTCCGACAGCAGTGTTTATCATTGTAATCTTCATGCGGAAAACCTTGCAGATATTGTTTTTTTGGTAGGTGACCCTGACAGAGTGCCGGTGGTAAGTTCATATTTTGATAATATTGAATTTAAAACCCAAAAACGTGAAATCGTGACCCATACCGGCACGGTTAAAGGCCGGAGAGTTTCTGTGGTTTCAACCGGAATGGGAACAGATAACATCGATATTGTTCTCAGCGAACTTGATGCAGTAGCCAATATTGACCTAAAAAACAAAACTATTAAACCTGAGCATAAGCAAGTTACATTTATCAGAATGGGCACATCAGGAGCTTTGCAGAAAGAAATTCCGGTAGATAGTTTTGTGGCCGGAGAGTATGGTTTAGGTCTGGATGGCTTGATTTATTATTATGAAAATGGCAAAGAACTCAATGATGAAGGATTTGTCGGTGAATTTATTAAGCACACCGGGTGGTTACCCGAATTACCCAAACCCTATCTGGTAAAAGCCGATGAAAATATGGTATCGTTAGCCAAAGGATTGGGAATTTTCGCAGGAGTAACTACCACTGCCACAGGTTTCTTTGGCCCGCAAGGCCGTGTTTTAAGGCTTGGAATAAGTCAGAAACATCTTAATGAAAGGCTTTCCGATTTCAGATATAATGATTTAAAAATCACTAATTTTGAAATGGAAACTTCGGCCATTTACGGCTTATCACGATTGATGAATCACCGGGCATTGACCGTCAATGTAATCGTAGCCAATCGTTTTTCGGGAGAATTTAGTAAAGATTCTCATGCCAGTATAAATAAGCTAATAGAGAAAATGTTATTCGAATTTTTACCTAAAATTTGA
- the deoC gene encoding deoxyribose-phosphate aldolase, with product MTVAKQAIETDHLNHGIPYDASVFDHININKSAVERRAATLPARRTVKKNWQAAWLLKAVTCIDLTTLAGDDTKGNVTRLCAKAKNPIRKDILEALGMENAGITVGGVCVYHNLIPFAKEALQGSNLPIVAVSTGFPAGNNSFEDKISEIKHSVAAGAKEIDIVISRDLVLENKWEELYHEISEFKKACGDAHMKSILATGEIPTYTKVYKASIVAMMAGSDFIKTSTGKESVNATLAVSLVMCRAIRDYFEMTGTKVGFKPAGGIQKAKQATDWLILIKEELGDEWLNGNMFRIGASSLLGDIERQLEHHVTGAYSASFRHPMQ from the coding sequence ATGACAGTTGCAAAACAAGCTATAGAAACCGATCATCTTAATCACGGAATACCGTATGATGCTTCGGTTTTTGATCATATAAATATCAACAAAAGTGCTGTTGAAAGAAGAGCCGCAACATTACCTGCTCGCCGTACAGTCAAAAAAAACTGGCAGGCAGCATGGTTACTCAAAGCGGTAACTTGCATTGATTTGACTACACTAGCGGGTGACGATACTAAAGGAAATGTAACGCGTCTCTGTGCCAAAGCAAAAAATCCTATCAGAAAGGACATTCTGGAAGCATTGGGAATGGAAAATGCCGGAATTACTGTCGGTGGAGTTTGTGTTTATCACAATTTGATTCCATTTGCAAAAGAAGCTCTGCAAGGATCAAATTTGCCAATCGTTGCGGTTTCGACTGGTTTTCCTGCCGGAAATAATTCATTTGAAGATAAAATAAGTGAAATAAAACACTCAGTGGCTGCAGGTGCAAAAGAAATTGACATCGTAATCAGCCGTGATTTGGTTTTGGAAAATAAATGGGAAGAATTATATCACGAAATTTCCGAATTTAAAAAAGCCTGTGGTGATGCTCACATGAAATCCATTTTGGCAACGGGAGAAATTCCAACTTACACCAAAGTGTATAAAGCCAGCATAGTGGCCATGATGGCTGGCAGCGATTTTATCAAAACCAGCACAGGGAAAGAAAGTGTAAATGCTACCCTTGCAGTGAGCCTGGTAATGTGCCGTGCAATCAGAGATTATTTCGAAATGACTGGCACAAAAGTAGGCTTTAAGCCTGCCGGTGGCATTCAGAAGGCCAAACAAGCCACTGATTGGTTGATTTTAATAAAAGAAGAATTGGGAGACGAATGGCTCAATGGCAATATGTTCAGAATTGGAGCCAGTAGCCTTTTAGGCGATATTGAGCGACAGCTCGAGCACCATGTAACCGGTGCTTATTCAGCTAGTTTCCGCCATCCAATGCAATAA
- a CDS encoding aldehyde dehydrogenase family protein has protein sequence MKISEIFENMTYGPAPENASEAFKFLDKFEKKFPLFINGEWQKSDSGVFIKTFNPSDNSELAEISSGNPKDVDDAVKAAKNALKPWVALGGHGRAKYLYAIARQVQKHSRLFAVLESLDNGKPVRETRDIDIPLVARHFYHHAGWASLMETELPDYQEVGVIGQIIPWNFPMLMLSWKIAPALAMGNTVVLKPAEFTSLTALLFAEICKNVGLPIGVVNILTGDGKTGAEIVNHPGVDKIAFTGSTEVGKIIRKAIAGSGKKLSLELGGKSPFIVFEDADLDSVVEGIVDAIWFNQGQVCCAGSRLLVQESVAEKLYSKIKKRMEKLRMGNSLDKCIDIGAVVDQTQWNTIDGYVKKGIEEGNQIWQPTWECPKGGQFYLPTLFTDVPAASIIAQEEIFGPVLVAMTFRHHKEAVILANNTRYGLAASIWTENINLALDIAPQIKAGTIWINSSNVFDAASGFGGYRESGFGREGGKEGLFEYVKPKVEKEFPENAPKVKISKTKIDFNPSGIDKTAKHYIGGKQVRPDSGYSINITNPWGDYIGEMPEGTRKDIRNAVEAAAGSTSWGSMTGHARAQVLYFIAENLSSRAKEFAEKISLMTGQTLNDAEKEVEVSIQRIFAYAAYADKYDGQVHSTTSKNVTLAMPEALGVLGIVCSDENPLLGFLSLLLPALAMGNNVVIVPSEKHPFSATDFYQILETSDVPAGTVNIITGRKDELASEMAKHFNIDGLWYFGTKEGSEKVEALATESMKRTWVNYGKHRIWLDSRQGFGDQFLRNATQIKNIWIPYGA, from the coding sequence ATGAAAATAAGTGAAATTTTCGAAAATATGACTTACGGACCGGCACCCGAAAACGCTTCTGAGGCTTTCAAGTTTTTGGATAAATTTGAAAAGAAGTTTCCGTTATTTATCAATGGCGAATGGCAAAAGTCCGATTCAGGGGTATTTATAAAAACGTTTAATCCTTCTGACAATTCAGAGTTGGCAGAAATATCATCGGGCAATCCAAAAGATGTGGATGATGCGGTAAAAGCTGCCAAAAATGCATTAAAACCATGGGTAGCATTAGGTGGCCATGGCAGAGCTAAATATCTTTATGCCATCGCCCGTCAGGTTCAGAAGCATTCCAGGCTTTTTGCGGTTTTGGAATCCCTTGACAACGGTAAACCTGTAAGGGAAACCCGCGACATTGATATTCCTTTGGTCGCACGACATTTTTACCATCATGCAGGCTGGGCTTCATTAATGGAAACAGAATTGCCTGATTATCAGGAGGTAGGAGTAATTGGGCAAATAATCCCGTGGAATTTTCCGATGCTGATGTTATCATGGAAAATCGCACCTGCTCTGGCCATGGGAAATACAGTCGTCTTAAAACCGGCTGAATTTACCTCTCTGACAGCCTTACTTTTTGCTGAAATATGTAAAAATGTTGGATTGCCAATAGGAGTGGTCAATATTTTAACCGGTGACGGAAAAACTGGTGCAGAAATAGTAAATCATCCCGGAGTTGATAAAATTGCGTTCACAGGCTCAACCGAAGTTGGAAAAATTATTAGAAAGGCTATTGCCGGTTCAGGCAAAAAACTTTCATTGGAATTAGGTGGAAAATCCCCTTTCATCGTCTTTGAAGATGCTGACCTCGACTCAGTTGTAGAAGGAATAGTGGATGCCATCTGGTTTAATCAGGGGCAGGTTTGTTGTGCGGGTTCCCGGCTTTTGGTACAGGAAAGTGTAGCAGAAAAATTATATTCAAAGATCAAAAAACGCATGGAAAAGCTCAGAATGGGCAATTCTCTTGATAAATGTATCGATATTGGGGCTGTGGTGGACCAAACCCAATGGAATACCATAGACGGTTATGTAAAAAAAGGTATTGAAGAAGGAAACCAAATTTGGCAGCCCACCTGGGAATGTCCAAAAGGAGGGCAATTCTACCTTCCCACCCTATTTACTGATGTACCAGCAGCTTCAATTATAGCTCAGGAAGAAATATTTGGACCAGTTTTAGTGGCCATGACTTTCCGTCACCATAAAGAGGCTGTAATTCTGGCCAACAATACCCGTTATGGATTGGCGGCAAGTATTTGGACGGAGAATATCAATCTTGCTCTGGATATTGCACCTCAAATCAAAGCCGGAACTATTTGGATTAACTCCTCCAATGTTTTTGATGCGGCATCAGGTTTTGGTGGTTATCGGGAATCAGGATTTGGCAGAGAAGGTGGCAAGGAAGGACTTTTTGAATATGTAAAACCGAAAGTTGAAAAGGAATTCCCGGAAAATGCACCCAAAGTAAAAATTTCAAAAACCAAAATAGACTTTAACCCATCAGGAATTGACAAAACCGCCAAACATTATATTGGGGGTAAACAAGTGAGACCCGATAGTGGATATTCTATAAACATCACCAATCCCTGGGGTGATTACATTGGTGAAATGCCCGAAGGAACCAGAAAAGATATCCGGAATGCAGTTGAAGCGGCTGCCGGAAGCACATCATGGGGAAGTATGACGGGTCACGCCCGTGCTCAGGTTTTATATTTTATTGCTGAAAACCTATCTTCCAGAGCCAAAGAATTTGCTGAAAAGATTTCACTTATGACGGGTCAAACTTTAAATGACGCTGAAAAGGAAGTTGAAGTCTCGATCCAAAGGATTTTTGCCTACGCAGCTTATGCCGACAAATACGATGGTCAGGTGCATAGCACCACCTCAAAAAACGTTACCCTGGCCATGCCGGAAGCATTGGGCGTTTTAGGCATTGTATGTTCAGATGAAAACCCACTTTTGGGCTTTTTATCATTATTGTTGCCTGCGTTGGCAATGGGAAACAATGTGGTAATTGTTCCATCCGAAAAACATCCTTTTTCTGCAACAGATTTTTACCAAATTCTCGAAACCTCAGATGTACCCGCCGGAACAGTAAATATTATCACGGGTAGAAAAGATGAACTCGCCTCTGAAATGGCCAAACATTTCAATATAGACGGACTTTGGTATTTTGGCACCAAAGAAGGCAGTGAAAAAGTGGAAGCATTGGCTACTGAAAGTATGAAACGCACCTGGGTCAACTACGGAAAACATCGTATCTGGTTGGATTCCCGACAAGGTTTTGGTGATCAATTTCTGAGAAACGCCACTCAAATCAAAAATATCTGGATACCATACGGTGCCTAA
- the deoD gene encoding purine-nucleoside phosphorylase, producing MTSLHIGAKKGEIAESVLLPGDPLRAKFVAENFLENAVCYSQTRGMYGYTGTYKGKRVSIQGSGMGMGSCGIYTHELINHYGVKNIIRVGTCGAIQPCLGLGDVIAAMSASGDSDANYHIFKGMHYAATADYGLLSKAVEFAHQNNISINPGQVFSTNTFYDEEPNRWEVWQRHGILGIDMESQILFTIAKRFGAKALALLTVSDNIITGETASQLEREQTYNNMMKIALEVV from the coding sequence ATGACAAGTTTACATATTGGAGCCAAAAAAGGCGAAATAGCTGAATCGGTATTATTACCCGGCGATCCTCTCAGAGCCAAATTTGTGGCCGAAAACTTTTTAGAAAATGCCGTATGCTATTCTCAGACCCGTGGAATGTATGGCTACACCGGCACTTATAAAGGTAAAAGGGTCTCTATCCAGGGCTCCGGCATGGGAATGGGGAGTTGTGGTATTTACACCCACGAACTTATCAACCATTACGGCGTAAAAAACATCATTAGAGTAGGTACATGTGGTGCTATCCAACCATGTTTGGGTTTGGGAGATGTGATTGCTGCCATGAGTGCCTCCGGCGATAGCGATGCCAATTATCACATTTTCAAAGGAATGCACTATGCTGCCACTGCTGATTATGGTTTATTGAGTAAGGCGGTGGAATTTGCCCACCAAAACAATATTTCTATTAATCCCGGCCAGGTTTTTAGTACCAATACTTTTTATGATGAAGAACCCAACCGCTGGGAAGTATGGCAAAGACACGGAATATTGGGAATAGACATGGAATCTCAGATACTTTTCACCATTGCAAAACGATTTGGTGCAAAAGCCCTGGCACTTTTGACAGTTTCTGATAATATCATTACAGGCGAAACCGCCAGTCAGCTGGAAAGAGAACAAACTTATAACAACATGATGAAAATCGCTCTGGAGGTGGTTTAA
- the cdd gene encoding cytidine deaminase, whose amino-acid sequence MQNKKIEIGYKYFEDLKELENSDQILIQKALDACKTAYAPYSNFPVGAAVLLDSGEIFIGNNQENISFPAGTCAERTVLNFIHANFPDKNIVTMAITATNSHSVGPVTPCGVCRQVMVEMEREQQTDYRVLLHKPGGSTIEFSTASQLLPLAFEDKLKK is encoded by the coding sequence ATGCAAAATAAAAAAATAGAAATAGGCTACAAGTATTTTGAGGATTTAAAAGAATTGGAAAATTCGGACCAAATCCTTATTCAGAAAGCCCTGGATGCCTGCAAAACTGCCTATGCTCCGTATTCCAATTTCCCGGTTGGGGCAGCGGTTCTGTTGGATAGCGGTGAAATTTTCATTGGTAACAATCAGGAAAATATCTCATTCCCGGCAGGAACTTGTGCAGAAAGAACCGTGCTTAACTTTATTCATGCCAATTTCCCTGATAAAAATATAGTTACAATGGCTATTACCGCTACAAATAGCCATTCTGTAGGCCCCGTAACGCCATGTGGGGTTTGCAGGCAGGTGATGGTAGAAATGGAACGCGAACAGCAAACCGACTATAGGGTTTTATTACACAAACCGGGTGGCAGCACCATTGAATTCTCAACCGCCAGCCAATTATTGCCCTTAGCTTTTGAAGATAAATTAAAGAAATGA
- a CDS encoding nucleoside deaminase, with the protein MNAEEDKHFLKIAANLAIQNVKENKGGPFGAIVVKNGEIISSGCNCVSSSNDPTAHAEITAIRNACEKLKSFQLTDCTIYSTCEPCPMCLGAIYWARPQRLVFASTKKDAAKIGFDDDFIYQEINLPFENRRISTSQIDITEAQELFKLWENKGDKVEY; encoded by the coding sequence ATGAACGCTGAGGAAGACAAACATTTTCTAAAAATTGCTGCAAATCTGGCCATCCAAAATGTAAAGGAAAATAAAGGGGGGCCATTTGGGGCAATCGTTGTAAAAAACGGAGAAATAATCTCTTCAGGATGTAATTGTGTAAGCTCATCCAATGACCCTACCGCACATGCCGAAATCACGGCCATTAGAAATGCATGTGAAAAACTGAAAAGTTTTCAGTTGACCGATTGCACCATTTATTCCACCTGTGAACCCTGCCCTATGTGTCTGGGAGCCATTTATTGGGCCCGACCCCAAAGATTGGTTTTTGCTTCAACCAAAAAAGATGCTGCCAAAATCGGTTTTGACGACGATTTTATTTATCAGGAAATAAACCTTCCCTTCGAAAACCGCAGAATTTCTACTTCTCAAATCGATATCACCGAAGCTCAGGAACTTTTCAAACTTTGGGAAAATAAAGGAGATAAGGTGGAGTATTGA